ACATTTTTGTTGGTTGGGTGAAATGAAACAGGTAAATCGAAAATGTTGATTTGATCGGTTTTTATGGTTTCATTATTAAAACAATTGTCGGGGAGAGTAATAGGAATAGCTTTGTTTAAATCTTCGGGTTTTAAATATTTTTTGTCAGTTATTTGATAACCATTTTCTACTACAAATAAATAATAGTTAAGTGAGTCTGGGAAATGTGTTTTTAAATAATTAACACGTTCGTTGCCAAAGGCTTGATTTAATTTTGCTAAGGCATCGTTGTGTTGACCAAAGCTAACAGTTACATTGATTACAAAAACACTAACCAAAAGACTTTTTAAGGTGTTCATACGATTGAAATTTAATTTAAGACGTAAAGTTAGAAAAAAGGTTGCTTTAAAAAAAATAAACAAAAATGCTGAATTGACTTATCAATAATAAATAAAAAGTCAAATTAAATATTCTTGGGTTTGAAACTTCTTTTAAGGAATAAAATAACGGGGTTTTGCTTATTTTTTCGAACGAATTGGATACCACAATTTTGACAATTATCAACACAATTTCCACAAGCAATACATTCTTTATTATCGAGGTAGCTTGTTCGTTTTCGGCGCATGATAGCATTAATATCGCAAGCTTCGTTGCAGTTTTTACAACTGGTACATGCTGATTTTTTGTAGCCAAGAACAGAGGCTCCCGGAATAGCCGATATCCATCCTAAGGTAATTCCAATAGGACAAACTGCTCGACAAAAAGGTCTATACGAAAAAATGGAACTGATAAGTAAAAATGCAACTAAAATAGCACTGAGGATTTCGTAGTTGTAATTCAAGCTTATATTAAAAATAGCTTTAAATGGGTCGATTTTACACCAAAAAATTTCACCCATAAAAAGTAATTGTATAATTAACAAAACTATTAAAATATAACGAATAAGTTTTAAATAGTAGGCAGTTTTTTCTTTTTGTAGCCATGCTATTCCCTTGGGGCGAAACAGAAATTCTTGCAATGCACCCATGTGGCATACCCATCCGCACCAGACTCTGCCAAAGAGGTAGGTTAGGGGTATGAGGCCAATAAACCATAGCATTGAAGTCCAATCGACTTCAACTCCACGTATAAATAATATTGTATTCTCAAAACTGCTTATCATACATGGGCAAGCACCGTTATAAAATCCAAAAAAGCCTAAACCGATAAGTAAAAAGACCATTCGTAGGTTTCTGGTTCTTTTATATCTGACTAAAATTCCTGCTATAACGGTTAGACCAAGAGCTATGAGTGTAATCATCATGGTGCTTCCCCAAGTAAAATCAAGCGTACTATTTTGATTATTCTCCAAATTGGCGTATGGACAACCGGCACAATTACCATTGCATGCAGCAGCTGTGTCTTCGTTAAATTCTTTAAATTCACTAAAGTCATCGCTTGTTTGAGTTGTGGTATCTTCGTTAAAAGGTTTAAATTCATCTTGAGCGTAGCTAAAGCTCGAGAATAAAACTGTTACAAAAATTATCCAAATTTTTAACATAAAGTATTTTTTTACGAGCAACAAAGCTATACAAAATATTTTTCAAATAAAATAATTGATTTTATCGTTATTCTTTTTCAAAAAAAGATTTTCTACTTTTATGCAAAATAAAAGTATATGAAAAATTGTCGTTTTGTTGTCTTTATGATTTTACTAATATTCGGTATTACAGGTGTTTATTCTCAAAATACGGTTTTCGACAAAGTGAAAATTACAATTAAAGAACCAGCCGATATTCAGCAGATAAGTGAGCTTGGAATACCATTAGATGGTACGTATATCAAAAAAAATGAATACATCGTTGGCGAATTTTCAAGACAAGATATCGAAAAAATAAAAGCTAAAGGTTATTCGGTTGAAGTATTAGTTGCCGATATGGCTTCTTATTATGAAAAAAGAAATAAACAAACGGCTGATTCTTTAGGACTGAAAAAAAAAGCCATAGAAAATGCTTCTTGTTTCGTAGATAAATATCCCACACCCCATTATTTTACCTTAGGTTCAGTGGGTGGCTATTATTCTTACAATGAAATAATGGCTCAATTAGATAGTTTGCATCAGCGTTTTCCACAGTTAGTAAGTGTTAAGCAAGCTCTTAGTCCTAATTCTATTGAAGGGCGAAAGCTTTGGTACGTAAAAATTTCCGATAATCCTTCAGTTGAGGAGTCTGAACCTAAAGTGTTATATTCAGGGTTAACACATGCTCGTGAGCCAATGGGAATGCAACAGCTCTTTTATTATATGTATTATTTGCTCGAAAATTATCAAACCAATCCCAGTGTAAAATATTTAGTCGATAACCTTGAGATGTATTTCTTGCCTTGTACTAATCCCGATGGTTATGCTTTAAACGAATCTACCAATCCTAATGGAGGAGGTATGCACCGTAAAAATTGTCGTCCAACAGGAGCTTCCAATTATGGAATTGACTTAAACCGCAATTTTGGCTATATGTGGGGCTATGATAATGTTGGCTCTTCGACCAATATTGAATCTGAAACATATAGGGGTACTGCTGCTTTTTCTGAACCCGAAACGCAAGCCTTAAAGGCATTTGCCGAAGCAAAACAATTTACCTATGTTATCGATTATCATTGTTATAGCAATGTATTGCTTTATCCGTGGGGTTATACCAATGCTACTACTCCCGATAATAATATTTTTAGAGCTTATTCTGATTTAATGACGCAAATGAATGGCTTTTTTTATGGTACTCCTATGGAGGGAGTTGGTTATAATGCTAATGGAGGTTCGTTCGATTGGTATTATGGTGAGCAAAGTTCTAAACCTAAGATTTTGGCATGGTCGCCCGAAGCAGGAAATGCCAACGATGGCTTTTATCCAGCATCGAATCGCATAGAATATATTGCTAAAACATTTATGGAAATGAATCTATATATTGCTCGTTTTGCTTTGAAATATGCCGATATAAAAGATTTATCAAATCGTTTCATTGTAAATGGTAATTATGTACGTTTTTTGCTTTACAATGTTGGAATGAATACACCTACCGATTTTACACTTACATTTATTCCGGTAAGTAATGGCTTGCAAGCTACTACATTGCAAAAAAATTACGTTCAATTATCCTTTTTACAACAGTTCAACGATTCGTTTCAAATAAACATTGATGCCAGCATTCCCGATGGCACTCTCTTAAAATATTTGTATAAAGTTGAAACTTCGCAAGGGTTTTATTATACCGATACATTTAGCTTTGTTAAAGGAGTTCCTGTTACATTGTTGACCGAAAACTGCAGTTCTATGACACAGTGGACTTCTACCACATGGAACACCACTTCTTCACAATATCATTCGGCACCCAAAAGCATAACCGATTCGCCTAGCGGTGATTATCCTGATAACACCACTCGTACTATTACGTTAAATCAGGCTATATCTTTATCCAATGCTGTTTATGCCGAGCTATCGTTTTGGACCAAATGGGATATTGAACCCTTAGCCGATTATGTTCAGGTGCAAATATCGACCGATAATGGCACTACATGGCAACCCTTGTGTGGGCAATATATGCAACCCTCGTTTTTGACTTCTACAATAAACCAGCCCATTTACGACGGTATGCGTGATGAGTGGGTACAAGAACGAATTATATTAAACGATTACCTTGGTCAGAATATTAAAATCAGAATAAAATTGATAAGCGGAAATTCTTATACCATGCAAAACGATGGTTTTTATTTCGATGATATGTTGGTTCAAGTTATATCAAGCCCTTCAAACGTTAATATCAATGAGCTGAATGATACATTTAATATTTACCCAAATCCTGCAAAAGATAATGTTACTATTCAGTATCGAGTAAAGAACGATGCTGAATTGGTGGTAACTTCTATTTTAGGACAAGAGATTAAAAAAATTAAACTCGATGCAACCAAAACTTCATTTTTCCTGTCAATAGAGGGATTAAAAGGTTTATATTTATTTACGATTAAGTCTAAAGACGAAATGTTGAAACCCCAATGGATAATGGTAGAATGAGAATTATTGTTGTCGTTTTATTGTTAACTTCGCATTTATTGTTGGCTCAAACCTCTGTCAAAATAGCTTTGCTAAAGTACAATGGAGGTGGTGATTGGTATGCTAATCCTACGTCTTTGCCAAATTTAATAAAATTTTGCAATAAAGAACTAGGGACAAATATTCATC
The genomic region above belongs to Bacteroidales bacterium and contains:
- a CDS encoding 4Fe-4S binding protein yields the protein MLKIWIIFVTVLFSSFSYAQDEFKPFNEDTTTQTSDDFSEFKEFNEDTAAACNGNCAGCPYANLENNQNSTLDFTWGSTMMITLIALGLTVIAGILVRYKRTRNLRMVFLLIGLGFFGFYNGACPCMISSFENTILFIRGVEVDWTSMLWFIGLIPLTYLFGRVWCGWVCHMGALQEFLFRPKGIAWLQKEKTAYYLKLIRYILIVLLIIQLLFMGEIFWCKIDPFKAIFNISLNYNYEILSAILVAFLLISSIFSYRPFCRAVCPIGITLGWISAIPGASVLGYKKSACTSCKNCNEACDINAIMRRKRTSYLDNKECIACGNCVDNCQNCGIQFVRKNKQNPVILFLKRSFKPKNI
- a CDS encoding immune inhibitor A; its protein translation is MKNCRFVVFMILLIFGITGVYSQNTVFDKVKITIKEPADIQQISELGIPLDGTYIKKNEYIVGEFSRQDIEKIKAKGYSVEVLVADMASYYEKRNKQTADSLGLKKKAIENASCFVDKYPTPHYFTLGSVGGYYSYNEIMAQLDSLHQRFPQLVSVKQALSPNSIEGRKLWYVKISDNPSVEESEPKVLYSGLTHAREPMGMQQLFYYMYYLLENYQTNPSVKYLVDNLEMYFLPCTNPDGYALNESTNPNGGGMHRKNCRPTGASNYGIDLNRNFGYMWGYDNVGSSTNIESETYRGTAAFSEPETQALKAFAEAKQFTYVIDYHCYSNVLLYPWGYTNATTPDNNIFRAYSDLMTQMNGFFYGTPMEGVGYNANGGSFDWYYGEQSSKPKILAWSPEAGNANDGFYPASNRIEYIAKTFMEMNLYIARFALKYADIKDLSNRFIVNGNYVRFLLYNVGMNTPTDFTLTFIPVSNGLQATTLQKNYVQLSFLQQFNDSFQINIDASIPDGTLLKYLYKVETSQGFYYTDTFSFVKGVPVTLLTENCSSMTQWTSTTWNTTSSQYHSAPKSITDSPSGDYPDNTTRTITLNQAISLSNAVYAELSFWTKWDIEPLADYVQVQISTDNGTTWQPLCGQYMQPSFLTSTINQPIYDGMRDEWVQERIILNDYLGQNIKIRIKLISGNSYTMQNDGFYFDDMLVQVISSPSNVNINELNDTFNIYPNPAKDNVTIQYRVKNDAELVVTSILGQEIKKIKLDATKTSFFLSIEGLKGLYLFTIKSKDEMLKPQWIMVE